Proteins from a single region of Bartonella sp. M0283:
- a CDS encoding enoyl-CoA hydratase/isomerase family protein encodes MQLDFGGGNEVTFLKEGRAGIVRLTRPQALNALSLDMLQALEKALHSWETDDDVLCVVVEGEGRSFCSGGDVVYAYKEGKAGRPAYDYFSSEYKLNGYIGRFPKPYIAILDGICMGGGAGISIHGSHRIVTENTTFAMPESAIGFFPDVGAGDFLSRLNGQFGMYLALTGARCKWGDCLQTGLATHAVSQDKLEDLRGSIIEQGNPRPALEQYAIEVDFETNAETRSLIAECFGTDTLNEGINLIKQKADEGNDFAKETLATLLARSPTSLMVTWRAMKQCKPLGLDDCLKVENRIAHHMMDNHDFYEGVRAVLIDKDNEPHWQPDNLSGVTDEMVDSYFQPVEKELEI; translated from the coding sequence ATGCAACTTGATTTTGGTGGCGGGAACGAGGTCACGTTTTTAAAAGAAGGTCGGGCAGGGATTGTCCGTCTCACACGCCCCCAAGCGCTGAATGCATTAAGCCTTGATATGTTGCAGGCGCTTGAAAAAGCTTTGCACAGCTGGGAAACGGATGACGATGTATTATGTGTCGTGGTCGAGGGGGAAGGCAGATCTTTTTGTTCCGGCGGCGATGTTGTTTATGCTTATAAGGAAGGCAAGGCAGGGCGCCCGGCCTATGACTATTTTTCGTCCGAATATAAGCTCAACGGCTACATAGGGCGTTTTCCGAAACCTTATATCGCTATACTTGATGGTATCTGTATGGGCGGCGGCGCTGGTATTTCTATTCATGGCTCACACCGGATTGTGACAGAAAATACCACTTTTGCCATGCCGGAGAGTGCTATCGGCTTCTTTCCTGATGTCGGAGCAGGTGATTTTCTTTCCCGTTTGAACGGGCAATTCGGAATGTATCTGGCGCTGACCGGTGCAAGATGTAAATGGGGCGATTGTTTGCAAACGGGGCTTGCGACCCACGCGGTTTCACAAGACAAGCTTGAAGATCTGCGTGGAAGTATCATTGAACAGGGTAATCCACGCCCGGCGCTGGAACAATATGCGATTGAAGTCGATTTTGAAACAAATGCCGAGACGCGGTCACTGATTGCAGAGTGCTTCGGTACCGACACGCTTAACGAAGGTATCAATCTCATCAAACAAAAAGCCGATGAGGGAAACGATTTTGCCAAAGAAACTCTGGCAACGCTTCTGGCACGTTCTCCGACAAGTTTGATGGTCACCTGGCGCGCGATGAAACAATGTAAACCGTTAGGGCTAGATGACTGTCTGAAAGTTGAAAACCGTATTGCCCACCATATGATGGATAATCATGATTTTTATGAAGGTGTGCGGGCGGTGTTGATAGACAAGGACAATGAACCGCATTGGCAACCGGATAATTTGTCCGGTGTTACCGACGAGATGGTTGATTCCTATTTTCAACCGGTTGAAAAAGAATTGGAAATTTAA
- the pcsA gene encoding phosphatidylcholine synthase, translating to MKNKLAGRIKSSAEKLRHKKVTMPQARAFSVHLLTASGSFLAFLSLVAASEKEWTAMFGWLGLALLVDGIDGPIARKLQVKYVLPTWSGELLDNIIDYVTYVLIPAFALYQSGFMGEGLSFLSGAIIVVSSAIYYADTGMKTKENFFKGFPVVWNMLIFTLFIVKPGEWTAFSIVVISAIISFLPIYFLHPVRVVRLRPLNLTVFLIWCALGIIGICYRLEAPEWVKIGMTISGLYIYLIGAVMQLFPTLGTKEH from the coding sequence TTGAAAAATAAACTTGCTGGTAGAATAAAAAGTAGTGCCGAAAAACTGCGCCATAAAAAGGTAACAATGCCGCAGGCGAGGGCATTTTCGGTTCATCTTCTTACCGCATCAGGGTCGTTTCTTGCCTTTTTGTCGCTGGTTGCTGCTTCCGAAAAAGAATGGACAGCAATGTTCGGCTGGCTCGGTCTGGCATTATTGGTTGATGGTATCGACGGTCCGATTGCCCGTAAGCTTCAGGTAAAATATGTCCTTCCCACGTGGTCGGGTGAACTTCTCGACAATATAATCGATTATGTCACCTATGTACTCATACCGGCATTCGCGCTTTATCAAAGCGGTTTTATGGGGGAGGGGCTGTCATTTTTGTCCGGCGCCATCATTGTGGTCTCCTCGGCTATTTATTATGCCGACACAGGTATGAAAACCAAGGAGAACTTTTTTAAAGGTTTTCCTGTCGTCTGGAATATGCTGATTTTTACACTTTTCATTGTCAAACCGGGAGAATGGACAGCATTCAGCATTGTGGTGATTTCTGCTATTATTTCATTCCTTCCGATTTATTTTTTGCATCCGGTGCGCGTTGTGCGCTTGCGTCCACTCAATTTGACAGTCTTTCTTATTTGGTGTGCTCTTGGCATTATCGGGATTTGCTACCGGCTCGAAGCACCGGAATGGGTGAAAATAGGTATGACAATTTCCGGCCTGTACATTTATCTCATCGGTGCGGTCATGCAATTGTTCCCCACACTCGGGACTAAAGAACACTAG